ACCAACCCCATAACACAAATAGGAAATCACGCGTATATGGGTAGAGATATTAACGCTAATTTCAGCTACGCCGTATGGAGCTCAGATCCTCAAAGTTTTGTTTCTGACGAAATAGCAACATACGATACGATTCATTACGGCAATTTCACGATAAAGAGAACGTGGAATGCAGGGTATGTAGAAGTGATTCCTCAAGAATACACACAGTCCTCGGGAAACACAATAAACCATTATCTTAGTTTTACTATACAAAGTAATGTTGTCCAACCACCGAGTTGGATCTTTAACTATCCTAAAGATATTTACAAGAGTAATTACGCTAACAATTATGGGCAGTTAGCATATTATTACGCTTTGTATAAGTTCCTATACAATCTAGTAAAAAACAATACCGCTTCACAGTACTACAGTTACATTAATTGGGAAGTAGACATATTTGCTAACGAAATCGCTTTACAGATGGCACTATCTAACAGTAGTTATCCGCAGTCTATCAATCCGTATTTAGACTCCTTATTTAACAAATCTGGAAATCAAGCAATGATAGCGATGCAACCTATACTTATTATGTCATGGGGAACATACTACCACGTCTTTAACGGAACGTATAATGTTAAGAAAATTGATAATTGGACATATTCGATGATATTGATAGATATCCCGGGAACTTGGTTAAACACTACACCATATATTCTACTGTACAATGGCAATATGCATAACACAAGCTATCTAACTGACCCAACTAATATAGAACATAGTTTTGTGGTTTTCTGGTGGTATAATTACAATACTACGATGTATAGTAATCTACCCGGCAAAGGGCAAGCAATTACATTTTACGAGTGGTATCCATACAACTACAATGATATTCCTATTTACTTTGAAACGCTAAATCAAGCTTTCACAATAGAATACTACAACAGCACGGTATATAATTACACAAAACAACCGTAAACTAGGGAGTTTACTAGGAAAAAGAAGAAAATCAGCTTTTTTCTTCTATTCTCTTTATTTTCAAATTCCTGTAATGACGTTTTAGTGCAGCTACGAAATAAGCGTTATCGGTCCTAATGACCAGTTTTGCCTCTTTCCCCACTATTAGCTCAATAAGTTTTCTCATCTCTTCTGGATCACTGCACTCAATCTCATACATAATAATACACTCAGTACACAAGATAATAAGCAAAATTGCGTCACAATAGGTATTACTCATTTTTGCGTTATGCTTATTTTAAAGTAAAACAAATAATTATGAATCAAAATAAATTAAGTGATGGCTCAAGTAGACGAAGAAATAAAAATAGGATATTGGTACTCTAATCACCACCACATAATGATAGATAGGACTTACAAACTAAAGCTCCAGGTTGCAAGTGACTTAAACGTCCCCTACTACTCAGTACAACTAGCTGCTAAACTATTGAAAAGTGTAGGGCTTAGAATCAACTACCCTAGCCTATTAGCTGCAGTCTATTTTCTCAATAAGAAGCAGTTAAGTTACAACTATGTGCTTAGAGTACTAAGGCAAAAGAGGAAAAAGGGTAAAAAACTGTTTAAGATCGCTCTAAGTGTGCTTAAGCAATCTACCAAGCAACATTGAGAGAGAAATTATAAACAAAGCAGCAGATATTGCAAATGCTATTATTATGGTAATAAGCAAGGGACTGGCATGGTTGAACTCTTCAATCATAAATTTATAAAGTAATAATGATATAACTCCGCTAACTCCTATCATTACATAGTTAAGTCCTCTATTTTGTTGTTTTTGTCCTTGCGTTTTAGTCGTTGTTTTTTGTAGTTCCGTTTTTGCCTTGTTCACGGAAATTCTTGCTATACCCTTACTTGTTTCAAGTTTCTGTATCTTCTTCTGAGCTTTACTCTGTTTCTTCTTTTCAGCATCTTCCACTTCGTCAGGGTCTGGAGTAAAGAACCCTCCTAACAAATATGAAAATGCACCGATGAAGATAGACTCAAGGCGTACGCTTTTTGCGGGATAAAATGCTAACGCAAATGCTACTGTAAGTATTAGTACACCCAGCAAAATATCCGGGATTTTGTAACTGTCTATCAACTTATACGACACCAGACCGCCTATTAAGATATACATCAGCCTCCTAAATGTGATCTCTACTGCTCCCGTAGATAATTTCTCATCTAAAAAGCTAGTATCTTCTAAAATTAGGACTTCTTTAACTCTGACCATCTGAATCACCTAATTTTTCTAATAAAATCTCTCTGACTATTTGTGATACAGAAGCACCTTTCTTCTGTGCTAATCTCAACAATATATTATAATACTCTTCATCAAGATACGTGATTACCGCCTTCCTTTTTACCATCATTCTTGCTCACCCCACTGGCCAGTTGTCTTAAACATCTCAAACTCCTCTTCAGTCGGCAATACTTGTATCCTAAGGACATACTTTCCGCTTCTGATTATACCCCTCCCTTTCTCTGCTGTAGTAAGTTCCTCAGCCTCCTCCTTCCTTAGATTGTATATTTGTTGAAGTGTAGGAATCGCCGAATCGGTCTGTCCTAACAATATACTTGTTGCAGACTGCTGCAAAATCGTCTTCCCCGCTTCATTTTTAGCCACATCCTCGGGTTGTTGTGTAACGAAGATAAGCCCCTTATTGTACTTTCTCGCCCTCCTCGCAAGGTTCACTAATATTTCCATTGTAGAAGGATAATTTACGAAGAGCCATGCCTCATCGATAAAGAAGAATCCCCTATTCTTATTCCCAAACAAAGTCTTAGTAAATAAAATCGAAAGCAATGACATTACCAGTGCCTTAAGTTGCCTGTTATTACCCAGTTTTCTCAGCCCTACAATCACGTTCCTTCTGAAGTCTATAGGATTCCCCCTATAGACAGTAACGTCTGGAGGAGCTTCTACTGCAGCCAGATAGCCGTATATTTCAGGATCCTTCTGCTGGAGTATGGCCAGGAATTCGAAAATGTCTGATGCGGGGATCTTGAACAGATAATTTCTTAGCTTGTTTCTTAGAACTACATCATTGGGCAGATAGAAGTCCGCAAGTAAGTTAGATACTTCCTCAAGTTGAATTAGTCCTTCGTTCATGAATTTTATAGGATCCAGGCCCAGTCTCTGCCCAGGATCCACGAGTAATGACTCTGCACCGAAGATATTTGAGTGGATAACGTATTCGTTTTCGGGGTCTATCCCCGCAATATATAGATCTTCATACTTCTCTCTAAGCCGTTTGAGCATTACTTTAGTAGTCATACTTTTCCCGCTTCCAGTAGCTCCTAAAATTACGATATTGTAATTTTGCCTGCGGTAAGGATTAAATATTACGGGAGATCCGCTGTCTGTAACTCCTAAGAAAATTCCCCCCTCGTCGATCAAGTTCTCATTTATAAATGGGTAAAACGTTGTAGCCGTTAGTGTATCCACGTATTTTGGAATTATCCTATTAGCGAAAGGGATAGGTGAATTCACCTCAACGCTATATTCGTATAATGCTTTCTGGAAAAATACAGGGGTTTCTACATCTAGCAACCTACTTTTAGCCACCAGTTTTAGCTGATTGTACTTCTCTTTGAGTTCTGCTTCGTCTTTACCGTAGTAAATGAACCATATATAATATTCTAATAATTTTGCGTTGCCTCCTACAATTACTTGAAGTTGTTTTACCTTCTCAAGCTTTTGCAATGTATAGCTTGATGAGTCAGTTGTAGCTATTGATTCAAGCCTACGCCTTACTGTGTCAACAGTATTGGCGGATTTAACGGGGTCCAAACTCCTAAACTTAAAGACTATCTCATCGGCTAGGTCGAAGTATTCGTATAAAAAGCCCTCGGGCAAGTACAAGGGATAGCGATATACTACTGCACTCTGAGCTAATAATTTATTTTCCAGTTTGACGTACCTAGGGTACTCCTTTATTATCTTAGGTCTAATCGGAGCTTCTATCTGCCTTGCATTGAAGAACTCATCGTCTAATTGCACATCACTCCTTACTATAAACTTGTAGAAAGTTACTTCAAATAGTTCCTTCTCGTATTCGTAAGTCTCGTTAAATTTCTTTATAATTATAGTACCGTCATTGATAACGTTTAACAACTCCGTGAAGGTTCCTTCTATTCTATCCCTCTCTGTATCGCTTAAAAGCTCGAAAGGTGTAGAGTCTACTTCATACCAATAGGAAGGCTTCTGTTGAGGCTTTTCCTTCTTCTTACCCAATAAAAACACTATATCACCAAAAGAATGTATTGTAAGTTTATTAACCGTTGGATCTTGGTTAATAAACTTCCAGCTTAGTATTTTGGTGAGAAAAATTCTGAATGTAAGTGCCGAGACCATATTAAACTATCTGTATGAAGCATACAACTTTCTGGTTCAAGTAATAGCACACATACTACAAATAACGATATTCCAGGCGGATCCAAGGTTAGCAACACAATACGCTACGTTAATCAGCTACCTAATCCCTCTGACAGCTATCTACATTATTCTAGTATTTGCCAGTGGCCTAAAGAAGATTATAGGATATCTGGTAGCTGCAGGCTGGGGTTTCATTATTCTCATGTTGATCCTAGCAAAGGTGGGATGATGAAAGATGAACAAAAGAGAAAAGATCGCAAGGACAATAAGCACAACATTAGGAATAGTACTAATGGTAATAGCGATATTAATGCTGACCCATTTGTAGACTATATTTCACATATATTAGGTCAGACAAAAGCTCCTTTAAGGCTCCGTATTTTCATTAAACTTTATGGGATTTATTGGAGGTTAAGAATGCTTGTTCGGAAAGAATAAACTGAGCTTCTTCACATACGAAATATTCCCCAGGGTAGATGCAAAATATAATGCCGAATTCCTATTGAGGACCTTAGGTAATGCTTTCGCTTTAGGCTTCTACAGAGACGAAAAACTATTACATATCTTCACAAAGACTATAGCTAAAGACTCTACTTTACGTCAATTCTTCGATGTAAAGCCTTCAGAATTTCCTAACTCTTTTAAATACTATGCAATTGCAAAGCTAAGGAAAGAGAAAGACTTCTACGAGACCCATGAGTTTAATGATCTGCAGAGTTTCCTTAGTAGCTTAGAAGCAGGGCAAGGTCTACTCATATGGTTCGGCTTAGAACCCACGTTGAAGGAGCTCCATTATTCACGTATAAACAAACTGCAGCAATTAGCGCAACAAGGAAGTGAAAAGCACAAACAAATGATTCAACTGTTGAGAGATAAGGTAAAGGACCCTTTGTACTTGGTCAAACTGGTACTTTTGGATAACGATAGGAAGAGACTGAAGCTACTAGCTAGGAGTTTAGACGCTTACAGTACGCTGAGGCTAAGTTGGGAAATCCCGCTGTTTGCGGTTAAGTCTGACAGTTTAGCTAAGTTAATCAACACCCCGCCGAAACTGAACTACCTATATGCTCTCTTAAACGAGAAAAAATGGATCCATATAACTAGGAGCAATATAGGGCAATTACTCATTATTCCGGATCCCAGTATAATACCCGCCATACCGGGTAGAGGAGCTCCGCTGCCGACAGTAATCCCAGAGAGAGCGGGGTTCAAGGTGGGCGTGAACCCAGAGACGGTAAAAGAGGTTAGGCTAGAGCTGGAAGACCTACAAAGACATATGTATGTTATTGGAGGAACCGGTGCCGGTAAAACATCATTTTTAGGAACACTGATAACCCATTTTATGAAAACATATCCAGAAAGCGTAGTAGTCCTCATTGATCCCAACGGTGACTTTGCGGAACAGCTAGCATCAAGCATGGCAGACTATGAGAAGCTGATATATGTGGATCCTGTCCAGACGACAGTATCTGTAAATCCATTATCAATACCAGAGGGAATACCGCATGAACAAGCAGAACTGTTAGCTGAGTCGAATGTTAAGGAAATATTTGAGCAGCTATTTGCACTAAAGGCTGGAGCTGTTTACGTTGAATACGTCATCATTAATGCCTTAAAGATCCTATATATGAAGACGAGAAATCCAACATTTAGTGACCTATACAACATTATACTGAAGTTAAGATCCGGTGAATTAGACCTACCAATCAACGATCCACTTTGGGAAGAGAAACTGCAGCAGTTCCAGGAACTTGAGGAAACTACTTACGTGTCCGCTTTAAGCAGATTAGAAGAATATGCAACTAATCCCCTGCTAAAAAGGCTGTTCTCATCGGATTCTATCAGTGATGTATTAGAGCCTGGCAATTTGATAGTGATCAATGCAAGTAACGCCTACATCGGCGATAAAGCGTCATTCCTAATGATTGCCGGCTGGGTCTACAAGCTGTGGTATTCTGCACTGATAAGGAGGGCACTAAGGAAGAAACTAATCCCTGTGCTGACTATAATCGATGAGTTTGAAGTAATCTCTGACCTGTCTATTATCGACACTATACTTTCGCAAGCTAGGAAGTTTTACATGCACTTAGTCTTGGCACACCAGCATACCGGCCAATTGAAGCCCGAGATGCTGAAGTCGATATTCAGCAATACTGCAGTAAAGGTTCTCATGAGGACGGCTGGTGATGACGCCGAGAAGCTCAGTAAAGTTGATCAGGATTTTGCAAGTAAAATAGAGAGAATACTTCCGAAACTGGAACCAGGGGAAGCAGTTATGACGATAATGCCGAGGAAACAAGGTGATCCGGCAACGCCGTTCAAAGTAAAATTCGATTATACAGAGCTGAAGTTCGATCAGGCTAAATTAGATGCTGTGATCAAGCGTATGAAAGAGAAATACAGGGTTGAAGATAGGAAAGATGACGTCCTATCATTAGTTAATCCTCTCTTTAAGTATATAGAAAAGCCTGACGTCCTCGAACAACAGATCCTTTACAATATCTACATCTCTAGAACTGAGAACGGAAATCATAGCATCTATTTAGTAGATTTATTGAAGAAATTAGGAGTTGACAGGGACAAAGTCGAGGACGTGATAAATAAGCTAGAAGCTTCCGGCTATATCAGCGTCGAGAAAGTGAAGAATAAGAAATTATTGATGTATGGAAAAGGTCTGTTCGGCGATATCAAAACAATAGCGCCTTCAGATGAAGGACGGAAGTTAGCAATGAAAGTAATGTTACGCTATATGAAGAATAAGTACTATGTAGCGACAGTAAAGCAGACTCCAGGCTTAGCAGCTAGGCCAGACTTAGTAGCCATTCCTTTTGATACTAATTATACATTGAGATATGATCAAGTTGTAGCAGTTGAAATCGAGAGCTGCAATGAGCTTAATGTTCATCCCGAGCAAGTAGTTCACAATTTCAGAAAGGAAAGCACTAAGGATTTTACGGAAATTCATAGCTGGACATATGAGGAGTGTTTTAACAAATTGCAGCATCTATATAACCAACTTTCCGATGAAGAGAAAAAGAAAGTAAAAATATTCGCATTAAAAGTTAGAGAGAAACAGAAGACTGAAGAAAAAGTAGAAGAAAATCAACAAATTAAGAAAGTAGAGGAAACTGGGGAGTTTACCGCTCAAGAAACTAAAGTCCAGAGCGAAAGTAATAGTACGTTAACTCCCCAGTTTACGTCAAAAGGACCAGAGCAGAGCGAAACTAAAGCTGTAACTAGTGCTACTAATAACAATAATATCAAAGGACCAGAGACGTTAACCGGGGGGTTAACGCAGAAGACGGAAACTGCTGTAATGGGCCAGGGTGCTAAAGCTGCATATAGTTCAGTAAAGATAGCTAACCTAGAGTTACGCGTACTGAATATAATAGACGGTAAGGTGATAGTGGAAATCAACGGCTCTGCATATAAAGTAAGCAAAAGGGATTTAGATGACTTACTTAATGTTAAGGATATAGTAACGGAAATAAAAACTGAGAAGAATATCTTGAAGTACAGGGTAGGGAAGCTGTGGTCCTCTATTCCTTTGGAGCCTGTATAATCTTATCCTTAATGAGGTCTATCTGTTGTGGTAAGAAGAAGTAGGTTCTTTTTCTCTCGCCTAGTATCTTGGCCTTAAGGATTATCTTCTTCTTAGCTAAATCCCATATTACGAATTTGAGATAACTTATCTCCTGCGTCCTTACAAAATATTCCTTTATTTGGTTATCCCTAGCTATTAGCTTCAAAATAAGCTCTTTCTCACTTATCAGCGGTTCTTCTTTAAGTACCTCTATCACTCTATTCTCTATCCTTGCCCTCAATGAACTTACTTTATTAGGTTCTACTATAAGATATACATCTTCATTTATCGTATCTTTTCCTTTCTTTACTTTAAGTCTCTTTTGCTTTGTATTATTTTGTTCTACTTTTGTTTCATTTAAATTATCTACTTTATTATTAGGTTGATTTACTTGACTCATTTTTACTCATTATATAATATAATTAAATCTTTATATAGTTCAGAATGATCAGTTTAGGTTTATTTTGTTAGACTTAGGTTATATAGAGGTATATATTGGTTACGGAAAGGTTTAGATTGGTTACGCAGAGGTTGAGCGGGCAAGGGCTTTCATTTCTATCCCCCCTCTCTCGAATTTTTCTACTTTCTTTTATCTAAATTTCTATACCCCCAATTTCGGGCCAAGCCCGCCCGCTTTTAACTACAAACTATATTCTTACTCTTTCTAACTCTGCTACAGCTTTGCTTACTCTCTCTTTTTGCTTACTATAACTCTCAAACTATGTTTCTTTTGCATCCCTTCTAACTGCTTATTATTCTACTTACTCTCTCTTTTCCGCATCTTTGCTTTATCTTCTTCCGATCTCTTCTTCTTACTCTTTGCTTTTACTTCCTCTCTTTTTTCAATCTACAAATCTGCTTAATTTCTTTCTTCTAACTACTATTCTCTACTTTGCTTTTTACTAACACTTCTAAGCATCTTTTTATTCTCTTTTTGTTTTACTAAGCAGTTCTCTTCTTCTTTTAACCCAGGATCCTATGGCCTAACTAACCTTATAGCAGCCTTATTCCTAAACCTTTTACTATTATTAGCAGCTCCAGGGTCCTTTTTACCTTACTAACTAACCCTACTAACCAACTATTCTTCTCTACATAAATAATTCTAAACTACTCTTTTCTAAATACAACTACGCATAAACTAATCCCCACCTTACCCTTAGCCCTAACTTTAATTCTCTCTTTTAAGAATCTACATTTACATTTTTACATTTATTTTCTATAAGGGCTCACGCCCTTAACCCAACTATTTCTAAAGCTCTGGAGTTTTCTAAATACTAATATAGCTTTAGGACCTACTAAACTGCTTACAGGGTCCTATTTCCTCAATTGCTGCTTATAACTCCTAATTCTGGACCTAAAACCTAAGCTGCTTTTCTAACCTCAAAAAACTAGGGGGCCTGGTGAAGGAGAAAAAGAAGGGCGGGCCATGGCGAATGGCGGAATATATTGCAATTCTCTTTGTAAAGTAGTTCTCTATGAAGATAATAATATATTGCAAAATTTGGTTTAATGTGCAAAAAATGAAAAATAGTTTATCTCTTTTAGTGTGAAATAAAAGCGAAGTGAAAGAAATTGAATAAACTTCCCAGTTTACTAAGAAAAATTTAAAGTTTATTCCCTATATTTATTAATATGCCAGATACTGAAGCGGACGCCATTACGCTTATCGACGAGCATTTAAGAAATTTAGGATGGGATTTAAAAAAATTTAGGAAAAACCACAGTCTAAAGCAACTCTTTCCAACTATAAACTTTTCGGAAAAAGAAGGGAAACATAGGCCTGACTATACATTAATTCAAGGAGATAAGGTAATCCTTATAGAGGCTAAGAAAAAAGGAGTTGATTTAAGAGCAGCAATAGCGGAAGCTAGGGAAAGTGCTAAGATCTTAATGAAATATGGTGTCAATGTTCCTTTCATTTACGCCAGCGACGGGGAAAAGTGGTACATGCAAAATCTTCAATCCAATACAATAGAAGTCCCAGTAGAAAGGTTCCTAAAGCCAGAAGAAATCGAGGTTACGTTAGACCCAATTTCCAGTTCAATTAATACCCTAGATTTAAGGTATTACCAGAAGATAGCCGTGCAGCAAATAATTACGTCTTTCCTTAGCGGTAAAAAGAGAATGCTAGTAGAGATGGCTACTGGAACTGGAAAGACAGAAGTAGCAATGGCGGCTATAGCAAAGCTATTAGATGAGGGGAAAGTCAAGAAAGTACTGTATTTAGTTGATAGGGACTCGTTGGCATCGCAAACTTATCAGAGGTTCAATGCAAGGTTAGGGGATAGATATATTGTAAGAAAGTTTGAAGGTGATTTTGACGATATATCAGCAGATGTAGTTATTTCAACTATACAAATGCTTTATGTAGGGGATAAATACAAGATATTTAGTCCAGATCATTTCCAACTAATAGTTCTGGATGAAGCCCACAGATCTTATTATGGAGATTGGCACGTTGTAGTTCAATATTTTAACAATGCTACAGTTTTAGGGTTAACTGCTACACCTAAAGTTGATAAGGATGTCGATAATTTCAGATACTTTGGATATCCTATTTTTAGATACACGTATAGTAGGGGTGTGAAAGATGGCTATCTGGCAGATACTATTTATTATAAGTTTCTAACAAATGTGGACATCTACGGCATACATGATCTAGGCTACGATTTTGACCCAGACGATTTAGGAAAGAAAGTAGATATACCGATGAGAAATGAGTTGATAGCTGAAAAGTATTTTGAGGCAATTAAGTTTAAGGAAAATAAGGAATTAAAGAAAGCCATAGTTTTTGCCGCAAGCATAAAACACGCTGAAAACCTTAGATTAGCATTCATTAAGAAATATAATGAGTTAATGGGCTATTCGTTAGACAATGCAGAAAGTGAGGAATTATTTGTTTCAATTCATTCCGGGATTCCAAATCATAAGGAGTTAGTTAGCGAGTTCCAAAGTCCAAATTCGAGGATAAAAGTGGCATTTACGGTAGATTTACTATCTACTGGTATTGATGCGCCAGATGTTGAGGCCATTGTAATGGCCAGACCGACGAAGTCTAGGATTCTCTATTTACAGATGAAAGGGAGAGGTACTAGAATATACAAGGAAGGAGATAAGGTCAAAAAGGATAAGTTTATTCTTATCGATTTCGTAGACTCTTGGAGGTTAGAGAAAGAGGAAGACAAACCGATAACTAACGAAGACATAATGAGAGAAGAGGAAGAGGAAGAGAAAGAAATTCAAGAATTAACCGGAGAAACGGAAGTAAAGGAAGAAAAGCAAACTAAACGTGTTGGAGAAAAGAAACAAAAAGAAGAACAAATGATAATTTTGGACATACCAGTAACAATAGTATACTCTGAAGTAATAGCTCCTGAAGTAAAGAATGAACTCAAAGGAATTAGTGAGCAAGTAGTAAAGCAAGTAAAAGATTACCTACTAGCCCAGGAAGAAGTTTGGATAAAGAAAACTCAATTTGAGACTGCAGTTAGGTCTTTTGATTATTTTTATAGGAAAAAGGGTAACAATAAGAATATAGATGAAAACTATCTGAACGAATTAAGAGATTTCCTTAGCGCCCAGGGTATAACTGAAGATATGCTAAAGGATATTTATGGAGAGGCAGATGCTAGCTTTAAGGACTTCGTAGAAGTAGCTTTAGGTCAGAAGAGTTTTCCTACGCCAGAAGAGAGAAAAAGGAATATAGTAAAGGAGTGGTATATTAAAAAAGGATATCCAAAAGAATGCGAAAAATTATTCATGGCTTTATACGACTTTAGGAAGAGGAACCCTAACATTGACAAGAGAGCGTTTTTCGAAGCTAACGTGGTTAAAGAGTATGGAGGTCTCCGAAAGGTAAAAGAATGTTTTAAAGATATAAACTCGTTCTGGAAATTATATGATGACGTGGTGAAGGAAATTGGTTAATATTTGTTATAAAAATTCAATGAAACAGGCTAAAGAGGTAGACTGGAATTCTTTTGGTGATGAATTATGGAATATTGCTGACATATTCAGAAGCGATATTGTAAAACCCACGGAGTATTTAGAGGAATTTTCTTATTTATTTTTCTTAAGGCTTTTTGATGAACAAGAGATTTACAATGAAAATGTGGCTAAGGAACTAGGCGAAGAATATACTCCTATTATTCCTCAAGAGTATAGGTTCTTTAATTGGGCTTGTGACCCCAGAAATTACGCTAGGAAAATGGGGTTTAGAACTGTTATAGATTTTTTAGATAGAATGTTTTTAGATCTGGCTAATCTACCAGAGACGGGAAACATTAAGATAGATGAAGATAGAAGAATAATAAGGAAGATCTTTTCTAACAAAACTAGGAGGATGCAGAGTGATAATACTGCTATTCAGGTGATAGATAGGCTTAGAATTCTAAAATTACCCGAAGATGAAGGTAAGCGATTTGACGCTTTAGGCAGAGGATATGAGTTTTTAATGTATAAATTAGGACAGCAAGGAAATTATGGACAATATTTTACGCCTAGGAATATAGTAGCCTTCATGGTTAGATTAATTGATCCTAATCCGGGCGAAGTTATACTTGATCCGGCTGCAGGCACTGGCGGATTTTTAGTTAAGGCATTTGAGTACGTAAAGGAAAAAATAGAAAGCCAAATTTCTGATGAGGCGGAAAAGGAAATAAAAATAAGGGAGTTAAAGCACAACCTCTACGGTATAGAAAAAGCTCCTGACGTCTTCAAGCTCGGGTTAATGAACTTAAGGCTTCATGGAGACGGTTCATCTAACTTTGAAAACGATGATGCCTTATCTGGAAAAGTCCAGAGTGCATATAAGGAAAAGGCAGATGTTATTATCACTAACCCTCCATTCGGTCCATTTAACGGTGAACCTACTGGTAATTTTAAATATAATTTCAAGAGGTTTGAGACTTATTTCATTCAAGCCATAATGGACATGGTGAAACCTGGCGGGAGAGTGGCCACAGTAATGTTGGAAGGGCTATTGTTCAATGA
The genomic region above belongs to Saccharolobus caldissimus and contains:
- a CDS encoding N-6 DNA methylase — its product is MVNICYKNSMKQAKEVDWNSFGDELWNIADIFRSDIVKPTEYLEEFSYLFFLRLFDEQEIYNENVAKELGEEYTPIIPQEYRFFNWACDPRNYARKMGFRTVIDFLDRMFLDLANLPETGNIKIDEDRRIIRKIFSNKTRRMQSDNTAIQVIDRLRILKLPEDEGKRFDALGRGYEFLMYKLGQQGNYGQYFTPRNIVAFMVRLIDPNPGEVILDPAAGTGGFLVKAFEYVKEKIESQISDEAEKEIKIRELKHNLYGIEKAPDVFKLGLMNLRLHGDGSSNFENDDALSGKVQSAYKEKADVIITNPPFGPFNGEPTGNFKYNFKRFETYFIQAIMDMVKPGGRVATVMLEGLLFNENYEGIRRDLVEKFKLEAVFSLPAGVFLPYSAAKTDILVFRRPNKGEKTTDKVLFFNINSDGYELKPTRKPIGNCGKKGDIDECGDLPLALEIYQRFKKGEEIPQTEQYFVVDVEEIRKHDYRLDINVYSKVKKEEENVDPKQLIELMETNLSDAMKRLEELKKILGIGEENE